The Coffea arabica cultivar ET-39 chromosome 4e, Coffea Arabica ET-39 HiFi, whole genome shotgun sequence genome includes a window with the following:
- the LOC140005852 gene encoding mitochondrial import inner membrane translocase subunit TIM23-2-like: MAYQPRAPNFDDDDQNNTAPSDGARLYNPYQDLKVPIQTLYRLPTSPEFLFQEEAIAQRRSWGENMTYYTGIGYLSGATAGAAKGLVEGVKAAEPGDTLKLKINRILNASGQSGRKIGNRVGILALMYAGMESAMVAARDTDDVINCVVAGLGTGALYKAASGPRSAAVAGAIGGVLVGLAVTGKQALKRYVPI; this comes from the coding sequence atGGCTTATCAACCTCGAGCTCCAAATTTCGACGACGACGACCAAAACAACACCGCCCCCTCCGACGGGGCAAGACTTTACAACCCATATCAAGATTTAAAGGTCCCCATCCAAACCCTTTACCGCCTCCCTACTTCCCCGGAATTCCTCTTCCAAGAAGAGGCCATCGCGCAGCGCCGTTCTTGGGGAGAGAATATGACCTATTATACCGGGATTGGCTACCTTAGCGGTGCCACCGCCGGAGCGGCTAAGGGCCTGGTGGAAGGAGTCAAGGCGGCTGAGCCGGGTGATACTCTTAAGCTGAAAATTAATCGGATCCTCAATGCGTCGGGTCAGTCGGGCAGGAAGATCGGAAACAGGGTTGGGATTCTCGCGTTGATGTATGCTGGGATGGAGAGCGCCATGGTCGCTGCGAGGGATACTGATGACGTTATCAACTGCGTGGTGGCTGGATTGGGGACTGGCGCTCTTTACAAGGCGGCGTCTGGGCCGAGGTCGGCTGCTGTTGCCGGAGCTATTGGAGGGGTGCTAGTTGGGTTAGCCGTCACCGGAAAACAGGCTTTGAAGCGATACGTGCcgatttaa